A genomic region of Candidatus Firestonebacteria bacterium RIFOXYD2_FULL_39_29 contains the following coding sequences:
- a CDS encoding glycoside hydrolase, with amino-acid sequence MPKGYLALVLHAHLPYIRHPEHDDFLEEDWFYEAVFETYIPLLLVYERLVEDNVDFRVTMSLTPPLINMLADPLLQDRALHHIEKLIELSEKEIRRTEFEPHFNHVAKMYSWKFNEYRAYFLKYNKNIVNWFKKFSDLGKLEIITCGATHGYLPLLSVNEKAVRAQIKVAVDCHKKHIGKQPNGIWLPECAYYPGIEKILKENGINFFFVDSHGVNYAKPRPKYGIFAPVFTRSGTAAFARDVESSKQVWSAKEGYPGDFYYREFYRDVGFDLDYEYIKPYINEDGLRTFTGMKYYRITGASDYKEAYDPWIADHKAAEHAGNFVFNREKQVEHLASKMDRKPIIVAPYDAELYGHWWYEGPQFLNFFFRKVYHDQDVFKTITPSEYLKEYPKNQVCSPCESSWGYKGSHEVWLEGGNDWIYRHLHKAADRMCEMAAKLPDAEGILKRALNQMARELLLMQASDWAFIMKTRTNVGYAVNATKDHLSRFTKLYEDINSNSIDLPWLNWMEYKDNIFPEIDYKVYL; translated from the coding sequence ATGCCTAAAGGATACTTAGCTTTAGTACTCCATGCTCACCTGCCTTATATCAGGCATCCTGAACATGATGATTTCCTCGAAGAGGATTGGTTTTACGAAGCTGTGTTTGAAACATATATCCCTCTTCTCCTCGTTTACGAACGGCTTGTAGAAGATAATGTTGACTTTCGGGTCACTATGTCTTTGACCCCTCCGCTTATTAATATGCTTGCAGACCCACTGCTTCAAGACAGAGCGCTTCATCATATAGAAAAACTCATAGAACTTTCAGAAAAAGAAATAAGACGTACGGAGTTCGAGCCTCATTTTAATCATGTGGCAAAAATGTATAGCTGGAAATTTAACGAATACCGTGCCTACTTTTTAAAATACAATAAAAATATTGTTAATTGGTTTAAAAAATTCTCTGATCTGGGCAAGCTTGAAATAATTACCTGCGGAGCCACTCACGGTTATCTTCCGTTACTCAGTGTAAATGAAAAAGCAGTGCGTGCCCAGATAAAAGTTGCTGTGGATTGTCATAAAAAACATATCGGAAAACAGCCTAACGGGATTTGGCTGCCTGAATGCGCTTATTACCCGGGTATCGAAAAGATCCTTAAGGAAAACGGAATAAACTTCTTTTTTGTCGACTCTCATGGTGTAAACTACGCAAAACCCAGACCGAAATACGGTATCTTTGCACCTGTCTTTACAAGAAGCGGTACAGCTGCGTTTGCGAGGGATGTAGAGTCTTCAAAACAGGTGTGGAGTGCGAAGGAAGGTTATCCCGGGGATTTTTACTATAGAGAGTTTTACCGGGATGTCGGTTTTGATTTGGATTATGAATATATAAAACCGTATATTAATGAAGATGGGCTGCGTACCTTTACCGGTATGAAATACTACAGGATTACCGGTGCCTCGGATTACAAAGAAGCGTATGATCCCTGGATTGCCGACCATAAAGCGGCGGAGCATGCCGGTAATTTTGTTTTTAACCGCGAAAAACAGGTGGAACATCTTGCCTCGAAAATGGACAGAAAGCCGATAATTGTTGCGCCTTATGATGCAGAGCTTTACGGCCATTGGTGGTATGAGGGCCCTCAGTTTTTAAATTTCTTTTTTAGAAAAGTTTATCATGATCAGGATGTCTTTAAAACAATTACTCCGAGCGAGTACCTTAAGGAATACCCGAAAAATCAGGTTTGCTCTCCCTGTGAGTCCAGCTGGGGTTATAAAGGCAGTCATGAAGTATGGCTGGAAGGCGGAAATGACTGGATTTACAGGCATCTCCATAAAGCCGCTGACAGAATGTGCGAGATGGCGGCGAAGTTACCCGATGCCGAAGGAATATTAAAGCGAGCTCTGAATCAGATGGCAAGAGAACTTTTACTTATGCAAGCCTCCGACTGGGCTTTTATTATGAAGACCAGAACGAATGTAGGCTATGCCGTGAACGCCACCAAAGACCACCTGTCAAGGTTTACCAAACTCTATGAGGACATAAACAGCAACTCCATAGACCTTCCCTGGCTTAACTGGATGGAATATAAAGATAATATCTTCCCCGAAATAGACTATAAAGTATACCTTTAG